A stretch of the Rhizomicrobium sp. genome encodes the following:
- a CDS encoding LLM class flavin-dependent oxidoreductase, translating to MLLSVLDQSPIRKDGTAADAVAETIALAKACDRLGYHRYWLAEHHNSNSFAGSCPEILIGRVAQETTRLRVGSGGVMLTHYSPLKVAEQFRMLDVLNPGRIDLGLGRAPGTDQMTARALQAGPQAWPIDAFPSQVQLLRQFLDDSSGRAPLAEDHPYRGIHAMPRADTPGPELWMLGSGIHGAVYAAELGLPFSHAYFISNEGSEDAVAEYRARFKPSAACPEPRVSLGVAALVGETEDEARRLAASRNLWVVRLLSGRPIPFPSPEEALAQPLSAQEEKLLATVAKRSIVGTKDVVQDKLSELARAHGADELVVLTITYDYASRLRSYELLAEAFGLVAAA from the coding sequence ATGCTTCTTTCGGTCCTCGACCAATCCCCCATCCGCAAGGACGGCACAGCCGCCGACGCCGTGGCGGAGACCATCGCACTTGCGAAGGCCTGCGACCGGCTGGGTTATCACCGCTACTGGCTGGCGGAGCACCACAACAGCAATTCCTTCGCGGGCTCTTGCCCGGAGATCCTGATCGGACGGGTGGCGCAGGAGACGACGCGGCTGCGGGTCGGCTCCGGAGGCGTGATGCTGACGCATTACAGCCCGCTCAAGGTGGCGGAGCAGTTCCGCATGCTCGATGTGCTGAACCCGGGACGCATCGATCTGGGCCTCGGGCGCGCGCCGGGCACCGACCAGATGACGGCGCGGGCGCTGCAGGCGGGTCCGCAAGCCTGGCCGATCGATGCCTTCCCGAGCCAGGTGCAGTTGCTGCGGCAATTCCTCGACGATTCGTCGGGCCGCGCGCCCTTGGCCGAGGATCATCCCTATCGCGGCATCCATGCGATGCCGCGCGCGGACACCCCCGGCCCCGAATTGTGGATGCTGGGCTCCGGCATCCATGGCGCCGTGTATGCGGCGGAGCTCGGGCTGCCGTTCAGCCATGCCTATTTCATCTCCAATGAGGGCAGCGAGGACGCGGTCGCCGAATACCGCGCGCGCTTCAAGCCCAGCGCCGCCTGCCCGGAGCCGCGCGTCTCGCTGGGCGTCGCGGCCCTGGTCGGCGAGACGGAGGACGAGGCGCGGCGGCTCGCGGCGTCGCGCAATCTGTGGGTCGTGCGGCTGCTGAGCGGGCGGCCGATCCCGTTTCCCTCGCCCGAGGAGGCGCTGGCCCAGCCGCTGTCGGCGCAGGAGGAGAAGCTGCTGGCGACGGTGGCGAAGCGCTCCATCGTCGGCACCAAGGATGTGGTGCAGGACAAGCTGAGCGAACTGGCACGGGCGCATGGCGCCGACGAGCTCGTCGTCCTCACCATCACCTACGACTACGCATCGCGGCTGCGCTCCTATGAGCTGCTGGCCGAGGCGTTCGGATTGGTGGCTGCGGCCTAA
- a CDS encoding nucleoside transporter C-terminal domain-containing protein has protein sequence MAQLQPFMSQLQSALGIFVILLAAWLFSENRRLFPWRIAIVGIALQAGIALLLLKVPLARDALFGLNGVVTVLTEATRAGTGFVYGFVGGGPSPFPASVVDPRSLTTFAFGILPLVIIISALSAILWYWRILPLIVGAMAFVLRHTLGIGGAVGLGSAATVFLGNIEGSLVVRPYLPRITRTELFILMTTGLSVVAGTVFVVYANMLEKVLPGALGHILVASMMSLPAAIVVACIMVPGDAVTDVSQVDEEHKYHSTMDAMARGTEDGLRIYLQIVAMLIVTTALVAIVNSILGHVPAVAGAPLTLQRILGWVFAPLVWLYGVPGNEAVQAGSLLGVKTILNEFIAYSQLAALPANTLDPRATQIMVYAMCGFANFASVGILIAGFGTLIPNRRDEIVPLAMRAIVSGTMASGLSGAMIGLLTPG, from the coding sequence ATGGCGCAGCTTCAGCCTTTCATGTCGCAATTGCAGTCGGCGTTGGGCATATTCGTCATCCTTCTGGCCGCTTGGCTGTTCTCGGAGAACCGGCGCCTCTTTCCCTGGCGGATCGCGATCGTCGGCATCGCGCTGCAGGCGGGCATCGCGCTGCTGCTGCTCAAGGTGCCGCTGGCGCGCGACGCCCTGTTCGGCCTCAACGGCGTGGTGACCGTCCTGACCGAGGCGACCCGGGCGGGGACGGGCTTCGTCTACGGCTTCGTCGGCGGCGGCCCATCGCCCTTTCCGGCCAGCGTCGTCGATCCGCGCAGCCTGACGACCTTCGCCTTCGGCATCCTGCCGCTGGTGATCATCATCTCCGCGCTGTCGGCGATCCTGTGGTATTGGCGCATCCTGCCGCTGATCGTCGGCGCCATGGCGTTCGTGCTGCGCCACACGCTGGGCATCGGCGGCGCGGTCGGCCTCGGCTCGGCGGCCACCGTCTTCCTCGGCAATATCGAGGGTTCTCTCGTGGTGCGGCCCTACCTGCCGCGCATCACCCGCACCGAGCTTTTCATCCTGATGACCACCGGCCTTTCCGTCGTCGCCGGCACCGTGTTCGTGGTCTACGCCAACATGCTGGAGAAGGTCCTGCCCGGCGCGCTCGGCCACATCCTGGTCGCTTCGATGATGTCCTTGCCGGCAGCGATCGTCGTCGCTTGCATCATGGTGCCGGGCGACGCGGTGACCGACGTCAGCCAGGTCGATGAAGAGCACAAATACCACTCCACCATGGATGCGATGGCGCGCGGCACCGAGGACGGCCTCAGGATCTATCTGCAGATCGTGGCGATGCTGATCGTCACCACCGCGCTGGTCGCGATCGTCAATTCCATCCTCGGCCATGTCCCCGCCGTCGCCGGCGCGCCGCTGACCCTGCAGCGCATCCTGGGCTGGGTGTTCGCGCCCCTGGTCTGGCTCTACGGCGTGCCGGGGAACGAGGCGGTGCAGGCCGGCAGCCTTTTGGGCGTCAAGACCATCCTCAACGAGTTTATCGCCTATTCGCAGCTCGCGGCCCTGCCGGCCAACACGCTGGACCCGCGCGCCACGCAGATCATGGTCTATGCGATGTGCGGCTTCGCCAATTTCGCCAGCGTCGGCATCCTGATCGCCGGCTTCGGCACGCTGATCCCGAACCGCCGCGACGAGATCGTGCCGCTCGCGATGCGCGCCATCGTCTCCGGCACGATGGCCAGCGGCCTCAGCGGCGCGATGATCGGCCTGCTGACGCCGGGTTAG
- the pnuC gene encoding nicotinamide riboside transporter PnuC, whose amino-acid sequence MSPIEIIAAVLGVANVALLVRRSIWNYPFGIAMVVLYGVVFFQAKLYSDAALQVFFLAVQIYGWWNWLRARGADGLARVELMSNSARLIALAVIAVATVGEGWYLARYTPDAAPWMDANTTAVSVVAQYLLSVRKLENWVLWIATDVVQIGLYYWKGLYPTTALYAVFLVLSVIGFIEWRRQLDGASRLAAAA is encoded by the coding sequence ATGTCGCCGATCGAGATCATCGCGGCCGTCCTGGGCGTGGCCAATGTCGCGCTGCTGGTCCGGCGCAGCATCTGGAACTATCCGTTCGGGATCGCAATGGTGGTCCTCTACGGCGTCGTGTTCTTTCAGGCCAAGCTTTATTCCGATGCGGCACTGCAGGTGTTCTTCTTGGCGGTGCAGATTTATGGCTGGTGGAACTGGCTGCGCGCCCGCGGCGCGGACGGGCTGGCGCGGGTCGAACTCATGAGTAACAGCGCGCGGCTGATCGCCCTGGCGGTGATCGCAGTCGCGACCGTAGGCGAGGGCTGGTACCTGGCGCGCTACACCCCGGACGCCGCGCCCTGGATGGACGCCAACACCACGGCGGTGAGCGTGGTGGCGCAGTATCTTCTGTCGGTGCGCAAGCTCGAGAACTGGGTCCTGTGGATCGCGACGGATGTGGTGCAGATCGGGCTCTATTATTGGAAGGGGCTTTATCCGACGACGGCGCTTTATGCCGTGTTCCTGGTGCTCTCGGTGATCGGGTTCATCGAATGGCGGCGGCAGCTGGACGGCGCGAGCAGGCTCGCGGCGGCGGCATGA
- a CDS encoding AAA family ATPase, protein MAAAAGRREQARGGGMTRGFLLGKFMPPHLGHVALCDFARAYCDELTVLVCTRPSEPIDGTARFAWMRELCPGARVVHYDREVPQEPSEHPDFWDIWRGIARAAHPEAIDFVFASEEYGARLAHELRADFVPFDPKRLTLPVSATQVRDDPFAAWRFLPPPVRAHYVKTVCLHGPESTGKSTLSAALAAHFDTVAAPEYGRTYCEVFGSECDEDDLRAIVRGHVAQDFAARREANKLLVLDTDAVETAVWADMLLGRRPADLDSVARTADLYLLCDIDVPWTFDGTRYSHLAAMEERKRFFALCRDELERRRLPYVLVSGPHETRLKTAVDAITARFPEVATP, encoded by the coding sequence ATGGCGGCGGCAGCTGGACGGCGCGAGCAGGCTCGCGGCGGCGGCATGACGCGCGGCTTCCTGCTCGGCAAGTTCATGCCACCGCATCTGGGCCACGTCGCGCTGTGCGATTTCGCGCGCGCCTATTGCGACGAGCTGACCGTGCTGGTCTGCACACGGCCCTCGGAGCCGATCGACGGCACGGCGCGCTTTGCCTGGATGCGCGAGCTGTGCCCCGGCGCGCGGGTGGTGCATTACGACCGGGAGGTGCCGCAGGAGCCGTCGGAGCATCCCGACTTCTGGGACATCTGGCGCGGCATCGCGCGGGCGGCGCATCCGGAAGCCATCGATTTCGTCTTCGCGTCCGAAGAATATGGCGCGCGGCTGGCGCATGAACTGCGGGCCGATTTCGTGCCGTTCGACCCCAAGCGGCTGACCCTGCCGGTGTCGGCGACGCAGGTGCGCGACGATCCGTTCGCCGCCTGGCGTTTCCTGCCGCCGCCGGTGCGGGCGCACTACGTCAAGACGGTGTGCCTGCACGGTCCCGAGAGCACCGGCAAAAGCACGCTGTCGGCGGCGCTGGCGGCACATTTCGATACGGTGGCGGCGCCGGAATACGGCCGGACCTATTGCGAGGTGTTCGGCAGCGAATGCGACGAAGACGATCTTCGCGCCATCGTGCGCGGCCATGTGGCGCAGGATTTCGCGGCGCGGCGCGAGGCGAACAAGCTGTTGGTCCTCGACACCGACGCGGTGGAGACGGCGGTGTGGGCCGACATGCTGCTGGGTCGGCGGCCGGCCGATCTCGACAGCGTGGCGCGGACCGCCGACCTCTACCTTCTGTGCGACATCGACGTGCCATGGACCTTCGACGGGACGCGCTACAGCCATCTGGCGGCGATGGAAGAGCGCAAACGCTTCTTCGCGCTGTGCCGCGACGAATTGGAGAGGCGTCGCCTGCCCTATGTGCTGGTCTCCGGGCCGCATGAGACGCGGCTCAAGACCGCCGTGGACGCGATCACGGCACGCTTTCCGGAGGTGGCGACGCCATGA
- a CDS encoding acyltransferase: protein MSERPGEIRALAGARAIPPLILVLYHFCEGHGYRDFKPFDLVVGHGYLWVEFFFALSGFILTYVYGARVRDFWRGRTYKEFLIARLARLYPLHLAMLLLMLVLMLVIDGVAHATGGHSIFELPYHPILTWPSFVANLFLVQAWNIFPYLTWNGASWFVSVEFLLCLLFPAYLVLAQRGWLSAIGLVAAGVAGLAWLSFTGKHGLDITFHNGIFRGMSAFAAGVGMSVLHGKTKAAGDALPETVLSLLQLGVLVWLGYGLFDNGWSHTARDIYTVLPMFALVYALSFDRGFLARFFQTGVLRRLGEWSYAIYIGQTIFLQLIRVAESFYPADATPIFGMRFADLIWWPEPFALLAVCIAWGWFLSTYGEIPANRALRRFFAPKPATA from the coding sequence ATGAGCGAAAGGCCCGGCGAAATCCGCGCCCTCGCGGGGGCGCGCGCCATCCCGCCGCTGATCCTGGTGCTCTATCATTTCTGCGAGGGGCACGGCTATCGCGACTTCAAGCCGTTCGACCTGGTGGTCGGGCACGGCTATCTGTGGGTCGAGTTCTTCTTCGCGCTGTCGGGATTCATCCTGACCTATGTCTACGGGGCGCGCGTCCGGGACTTCTGGCGCGGCCGGACCTACAAGGAATTCCTCATCGCGCGGCTCGCGCGGCTCTACCCGCTGCACCTGGCGATGCTGCTGCTGATGCTCGTCCTGATGCTCGTCATCGACGGCGTCGCGCATGCGACGGGCGGGCATTCGATCTTCGAGCTGCCCTATCACCCCATCCTGACCTGGCCAAGCTTCGTCGCGAACCTCTTCCTGGTGCAGGCGTGGAACATCTTTCCCTACCTGACCTGGAACGGCGCGAGCTGGTTCGTAAGCGTGGAGTTCCTGCTCTGCCTGCTGTTTCCCGCCTATCTCGTGCTGGCGCAGCGCGGCTGGCTGAGCGCCATCGGGTTGGTCGCAGCCGGCGTCGCCGGGCTGGCCTGGCTCTCCTTCACCGGCAAGCACGGCCTCGACATCACCTTCCACAACGGCATCTTCCGCGGGATGAGCGCCTTCGCCGCCGGCGTCGGGATGAGCGTGCTGCACGGCAAGACGAAAGCCGCCGGCGACGCCCTGCCCGAAACGGTGCTCTCGCTGCTGCAGCTCGGTGTGCTGGTCTGGCTGGGTTACGGCCTGTTCGACAATGGCTGGTCGCACACCGCACGCGACATCTACACCGTGCTGCCGATGTTCGCGCTGGTCTATGCGCTCAGCTTCGACCGCGGCTTCCTGGCGCGGTTCTTTCAGACCGGCGTACTGCGGCGGCTGGGCGAATGGTCCTATGCGATCTATATCGGCCAGACGATCTTCCTGCAGCTGATCCGCGTCGCCGAGAGCTTCTATCCGGCGGACGCCACGCCGATCTTCGGGATGCGCTTCGCCGACCTCATCTGGTGGCCGGAGCCCTTCGCCCTGCTGGCGGTCTGCATCGCCTGGGGTTGGTTCCTCAGCACCTATGGCGAGATCCCGGCAAACCGCGCACTGCGGCGCTTTTTCGCGCCCAAACCCGCCACGGCTTGA
- a CDS encoding SDR family NAD(P)-dependent oxidoreductase, with the protein MTIEFKGKVAIVTGAGGGLGRAHALDLAKRGAKVVVNDLGGSVDGTGGNSAAAEAVVKEITDAGGEAIANGASVSDDAGVAHLVAQVMDKWGRVDILVANAGILRDKSFAKMEMKDFDAVMAVHLMGTVKPCKALWEIFKKQQYGRIVVTTSSTGLYGNFGQTNYGAAKLSLIGFMNTLKLEGAKDNIKVNAICPVAGTRMTEGLMPPNILAMLKPEYVTPAVVYLVSEDAPTGTILTAAAGVFAAAQIVETDGVNLGHAATADDVAANIAKITDFKDAKHYNQGGEQSQKFFARVQDTPAVG; encoded by the coding sequence ATGACCATCGAGTTCAAGGGCAAGGTCGCCATCGTCACCGGCGCCGGCGGCGGGCTGGGCCGCGCACACGCGCTCGACCTGGCCAAGCGCGGCGCCAAGGTCGTGGTCAACGACCTGGGCGGCTCGGTCGACGGCACGGGCGGCAACTCCGCCGCGGCGGAAGCCGTGGTGAAGGAGATCACGGATGCCGGCGGCGAGGCGATCGCCAATGGCGCGTCGGTCAGCGACGACGCGGGCGTCGCCCATCTCGTCGCCCAGGTGATGGACAAGTGGGGCCGGGTCGACATCCTGGTCGCCAATGCCGGCATCCTGCGCGACAAGTCCTTCGCCAAGATGGAGATGAAGGATTTCGACGCGGTGATGGCCGTGCACCTGATGGGCACGGTCAAGCCCTGCAAGGCGCTGTGGGAGATCTTCAAGAAGCAGCAATATGGCCGCATCGTCGTGACGACCTCGTCGACCGGCCTGTACGGCAATTTCGGCCAGACCAATTACGGCGCGGCGAAGCTCTCGCTGATCGGCTTCATGAACACGCTGAAGCTCGAAGGCGCCAAGGACAACATCAAGGTCAACGCGATCTGCCCGGTCGCCGGCACGCGCATGACCGAAGGCCTGATGCCGCCGAACATCCTCGCCATGCTCAAGCCGGAATATGTCACGCCGGCGGTGGTGTACCTGGTGAGCGAGGACGCGCCGACCGGCACGATCCTGACGGCGGCAGCGGGCGTGTTCGCGGCGGCGCAGATCGTGGAGACCGACGGCGTCAATCTCGGCCATGCCGCGACGGCCGACGACGTGGCGGCGAACATCGCCAAGATCACGGACTTCAAGGACGCGAAGCACTACAACCAGGGCGGCGAGCAGAGCCAGAAGTTCTTCGCGCGGGTGCAGGACACGCCGGCGGTGGGATAG
- a CDS encoding potassium/proton antiporter — protein sequence MASIFVASVSSDIARDKAARLELRRRLSYLERMEALETANTVLLLGAALIIAGILSSLIATRFGAPMLLVFLGVGMLAGEDGPGGLHFSDYHLANLIGSLALSVILFDGGLRTRLAAFRGLLAPALVLATFGVLVTAALTAVAAAYLLRLGPAQSFLLGAVVASTDAAAVFFLLRAGGVQLRRRAGAILELESGTNDPVAVFLTMTTIAFIAAPGGMGALAIAGSLLQQAGIGAAIGLGGGFALVELLNRAKLPSGLHPLLAIAGAVLIFALAATAGGSGFFAAYIAGLVVGNRPVRAYAGILSLNDAVMWLAQIVMFLMLGLLAAPHRLVGIALPALGLSLFLIFVARPVATWASLQPFGFDWREKTFVSWVGLRGAVSIFLAAVPTLAHLPHAELYFDTAFFVVLVSLLLQGWTTKAVAGRLRQVLPRRTAAVQRIEIDLPGQTDVELVGYPILPDSRVLNVAAMPRWARTALVVRNRQILEPSEAGKLKSGDYAYLLASALRVARLDSLFAPLAEAGAADDCDCEFALHGSAPLAMLSAMYDLSLAGLDGKQTIAGLFAERFDQAPEIGDRLPLGNCILTVRALDGDEVAEAGLRFDEEQKARPAPRLRALFRKWIGKKEG from the coding sequence TTGGCGTCCATCTTCGTCGCCAGTGTTTCATCCGATATCGCACGCGACAAGGCGGCGCGACTGGAATTGCGCCGCCGTCTGTCCTATCTCGAACGGATGGAAGCCTTGGAAACCGCCAACACCGTCCTGCTGCTCGGCGCCGCGCTGATCATCGCGGGCATCCTGTCGAGCCTGATCGCGACGCGCTTCGGTGCGCCCATGCTGCTGGTCTTCCTCGGCGTCGGCATGCTCGCGGGCGAGGATGGCCCGGGCGGGCTCCACTTCTCCGATTACCATCTCGCCAATCTGATCGGATCCCTGGCGCTGAGCGTCATCCTGTTCGATGGCGGTTTGCGCACCCGGCTGGCGGCGTTTCGCGGCCTGCTCGCGCCGGCGCTGGTGCTGGCGACCTTCGGCGTGCTCGTCACCGCGGCGCTGACGGCGGTCGCCGCGGCCTATCTCCTCCGTCTGGGCCCGGCCCAGAGCTTCCTCCTCGGCGCCGTGGTGGCGTCGACCGATGCGGCCGCCGTCTTCTTCCTGTTGCGGGCCGGCGGCGTGCAATTGCGCCGCCGCGCCGGCGCGATCCTCGAGCTGGAATCCGGCACCAACGATCCGGTCGCGGTGTTCCTGACCATGACGACCATCGCCTTCATCGCCGCGCCGGGCGGGATGGGCGCTCTCGCCATTGCCGGATCGCTGCTCCAGCAGGCCGGGATCGGTGCCGCCATCGGCTTGGGCGGCGGCTTCGCGCTGGTCGAGCTGCTCAACCGGGCCAAGCTGCCGAGCGGACTGCATCCGCTGCTCGCCATCGCCGGAGCGGTGCTGATCTTCGCGCTCGCGGCGACGGCGGGCGGCTCCGGCTTCTTTGCCGCCTATATCGCGGGGCTGGTCGTCGGCAACCGTCCGGTGCGGGCCTATGCCGGCATCCTGTCGCTGAACGACGCGGTGATGTGGCTGGCGCAGATCGTGATGTTCCTCATGCTCGGCCTGCTGGCGGCGCCGCACCGCCTGGTCGGCATCGCGCTTCCCGCATTGGGCCTTTCGCTGTTCCTCATCTTCGTCGCGCGGCCCGTCGCGACCTGGGCGAGCTTGCAGCCCTTCGGCTTCGATTGGCGCGAGAAGACCTTCGTGAGCTGGGTCGGCCTGCGCGGCGCGGTCAGCATCTTCCTCGCGGCCGTGCCGACCCTGGCGCATCTGCCGCATGCCGAGCTCTATTTCGACACCGCCTTCTTCGTCGTGCTGGTGTCGCTGCTCCTGCAGGGCTGGACCACGAAAGCCGTGGCGGGCCGCCTGCGCCAGGTCCTGCCGCGCCGCACCGCCGCGGTGCAGCGGATCGAGATCGATCTCCCCGGCCAGACCGATGTCGAACTGGTGGGCTACCCCATCCTGCCCGACAGCCGCGTGCTCAACGTGGCGGCGATGCCGCGCTGGGCGCGCACCGCGCTGGTCGTGCGCAATCGCCAGATCCTGGAGCCGTCCGAAGCGGGCAAGCTGAAGAGCGGCGACTACGCTTATCTTCTGGCGTCGGCCCTGCGCGTCGCGCGGCTCGACAGCTTGTTCGCCCCCCTGGCCGAGGCGGGCGCGGCCGATGATTGCGATTGCGAGTTCGCGCTCCACGGCTCGGCGCCGCTGGCGATGCTGTCGGCGATGTACGATCTCAGTCTCGCGGGACTCGACGGCAAGCAGACCATCGCCGGGCTGTTCGCCGAGCGCTTCGACCAGGCACCCGAGATCGGCGATCGCCTGCCGCTCGGCAATTGCATCCTGACGGTGCGCGCGCTGGACGGCGACGAGGTCGCCGAAGCGGGCCTGCGCTTCGACGAAGAACAAAAGGCGCGGCCCGCCCCGCGGCTCCGCGCCTTGTTCAGGAAATGGATCGGAAAAAAAGAGGGCTGA
- a CDS encoding VOC family protein yields the protein MITGIDHIAIEVKDFEAALRGYQAVFGVVPNWRGRLDGVQHAWFQFSNMALDVIGADGESEAADAVRAEIARFGEGIWGLGFAVPDLEGARRLFERRGLAFVPSHVARSVADDGRVREWRIAVLRRNSAHGLAQFLVESGAERWPAAAPQFGAASVTALDHVVIATTDPERAVAYYGGRLGLDLRLDRTNEEWGARQLFFRCGDAVVEIGASLKAPASGARDRFGGLAWRVRDPDGARARIAAAGLDVSEVRSGRKPGTKVFTVRSGTGGVPTLMLSGND from the coding sequence ATGATCACCGGCATCGACCACATCGCGATCGAAGTGAAGGACTTCGAAGCCGCGCTACGCGGCTATCAGGCGGTCTTCGGCGTCGTGCCGAACTGGCGCGGGCGCCTGGACGGCGTGCAACATGCCTGGTTCCAGTTCTCCAACATGGCGCTGGATGTCATCGGCGCCGACGGCGAAAGCGAAGCTGCCGATGCCGTCCGCGCCGAAATCGCACGGTTCGGGGAGGGTATCTGGGGACTGGGCTTTGCGGTGCCGGACCTCGAGGGCGCGCGGCGGCTTTTCGAACGGCGCGGACTCGCGTTCGTGCCGTCGCATGTCGCGCGCTCCGTCGCGGATGACGGACGCGTGCGCGAATGGCGGATCGCCGTGCTGCGGCGCAACTCCGCGCACGGCCTGGCGCAATTCCTGGTCGAGAGCGGCGCCGAGCGCTGGCCGGCCGCCGCGCCGCAGTTCGGCGCGGCCTCCGTCACGGCGCTCGATCACGTCGTGATCGCCACCACCGATCCGGAGCGTGCGGTGGCCTATTATGGCGGCCGGCTCGGACTCGACCTGCGGCTCGACCGCACGAATGAGGAATGGGGCGCGCGCCAGCTGTTCTTCCGCTGCGGCGACGCGGTCGTCGAGATCGGCGCGAGCCTGAAGGCGCCGGCGAGCGGTGCGAGAGACCGCTTCGGCGGCCTCGCCTGGCGGGTGCGCGATCCGGACGGCGCGCGGGCACGCATCGCGGCGGCCGGCCTCGACGTGTCGGAGGTGCGGAGCGGGCGCAAGCCGGGAACGAAGGTCTTCACGGTGCGCAGCGGCACCGGCGGCGTACCGACCCTGATGCTGTCGGGCAACGATTAG
- a CDS encoding SpoVR family protein, protein MSRLLFEESEWDFPTIDRTYRAIEDIALNDLKLDVYPNQIEIISSEQMLDAYSSIAMPLMYNHWSFGKMFAREEAMYRAGYSALAYEVVINSSPCISYLLEENSMTMQALVMAHAAFGHNHFFKNNYLFRQWTNAEGIMDYLAFAKRYIAACEERYGRDEVEAVLDSAHALMDQGVFRYRRPPRASRERIQEKRRRRAEYEEEAYSELWRTLPAGIEPPAAPPTPDPEDEYGGDAKLPEENLLYFLEKNSPGLRPWQRETLRIVRNLAQYFYPQRQLKVMNEGCATFVHYTIMNTLYDRGQITEGSWLEFMHSHTSVVFQPEFSDRRYSGFNPYALGYGMMADIRRICETPTPEDRDWFPDFAGKGDWMGTLKDAWANYRDESFIEQFLSPKLMRDFRLFALYDKADAGAYKVSAIHDEKGYRAVRAMLARQYDVGAADPNIQVTGADLKGNRTLYLSHTMHRGIPLHNQTKELVLAHVERLWGHDVKLEECAA, encoded by the coding sequence ATGAGCCGCCTTCTGTTTGAAGAATCCGAATGGGACTTTCCCACCATCGACCGCACCTACCGTGCGATCGAGGACATCGCGCTGAACGACCTCAAGCTCGACGTCTATCCCAATCAGATCGAGATCATCTCGTCCGAGCAGATGCTCGACGCCTATTCCTCCATCGCCATGCCGCTGATGTACAATCACTGGTCGTTCGGCAAGATGTTCGCGCGCGAGGAGGCGATGTACCGCGCCGGCTACAGCGCGCTGGCCTATGAGGTGGTCATCAACTCCAGCCCGTGCATCTCCTACCTGCTGGAGGAGAACAGCATGACCATGCAGGCGCTGGTGATGGCGCATGCCGCGTTCGGCCACAACCACTTCTTCAAGAACAACTACCTCTTCCGGCAATGGACCAATGCCGAGGGGATCATGGACTATCTCGCCTTCGCCAAGCGCTACATCGCCGCCTGCGAGGAGCGCTATGGCCGCGACGAGGTCGAGGCGGTGCTCGACTCCGCCCATGCCCTGATGGACCAGGGCGTGTTCCGCTATCGCCGCCCGCCCCGCGCGTCGCGCGAACGCATCCAGGAAAAGCGCCGCCGCCGCGCCGAATACGAAGAAGAGGCCTATAGCGAGCTCTGGCGCACCCTGCCCGCCGGCATCGAGCCGCCGGCAGCGCCGCCGACGCCGGACCCCGAGGACGAATACGGCGGCGATGCCAAGCTGCCCGAAGAGAACCTTCTCTACTTCCTCGAGAAGAATTCGCCGGGCCTGCGACCGTGGCAGCGCGAGACGCTGCGCATCGTGCGCAACCTGGCGCAGTATTTCTATCCGCAGCGCCAGCTCAAGGTGATGAACGAGGGCTGCGCCACCTTCGTGCACTACACGATCATGAACACGCTGTACGATCGCGGCCAGATCACCGAAGGCTCGTGGCTGGAGTTCATGCACAGCCACACCTCGGTGGTGTTCCAGCCGGAATTCTCGGATCGCCGCTACAGCGGCTTCAATCCCTATGCGCTGGGCTACGGCATGATGGCGGACATCCGCCGCATCTGCGAGACGCCGACCCCGGAAGACCGCGACTGGTTCCCGGACTTCGCGGGCAAGGGCGACTGGATGGGCACGCTGAAGGACGCCTGGGCGAATTATCGCGACGAGAGCTTCATCGAGCAGTTCCTCTCGCCAAAGCTGATGCGCGACTTCCGGCTCTTCGCGCTCTACGACAAGGCGGATGCGGGCGCCTATAAGGTGTCAGCGATCCATGACGAGAAGGGCTACCGCGCGGTGCGCGCCATGCTGGCGCGGCAATACGACGTCGGCGCCGCCGACCCGAACATCCAGGTCACCGGCGCCGACCTCAAAGGCAACCGAACTTTGTATCTGTCCCACACGATGCATCGCGGCATCCCCCTGCACAATCAGACCAAGGAGCTCGTCCTCGCCCACGTCGAACGGCTCTGGGGCCACGACGTGAAGCTCGAGGAATGCGCCGCCTAG
- a CDS encoding GIY-YIG nuclease family protein, producing MLRCSDDSYYVGSTSYDEIDVRVGEHDDGRFEGYTSKRRPVTLVWSERYEDLMQAHAAERRIKGWRREKKEALIRRDWNALPDLARRPAARRPSRAASRPPQGDALLRERTRDAKTGASSCNRHPEVRAQRASKDDGGETA from the coding sequence ATGCTGCGCTGCTCCGACGACAGCTACTATGTCGGTTCGACGTCCTATGACGAGATCGACGTGCGCGTCGGCGAGCATGATGACGGTCGCTTCGAGGGTTACACGTCGAAGCGCCGACCGGTGACGCTTGTTTGGTCTGAGCGATACGAAGACCTCATGCAGGCGCATGCGGCGGAGCGCCGAATCAAGGGCTGGCGGCGCGAAAAGAAGGAAGCGCTGATCCGGCGCGATTGGAACGCGCTGCCCGATCTGGCCAGGCGCCCGGCCGCGCGTCGCCCTTCGAGGGCCGCTTCGCGGCCACCTCAGGGTGACGCGCTTTTGAGAGAACGCACCCGCGACGCGAAAACAGGCGCCAGCAGTTGTAATCGTCATCCTGAGGTGCGAGCGCAGCGAGCCTCGAAGGATGACGGCGGAGAAACCGCATGA